GCCGGTTTCATAGCGTGTGCCGTTGAAAGTGAGCCTTACTTCGCCGTAGTTATTCTTCAGGTCTGAAGTTGTTGTCAGTGCCCCCAGGTTTACCCAGTCGCCGACGAGCGAATGGCCCAGAAAGCCGTCGTGGTGTTTGTTTGAAAAATCACCGATGATCGAGTCGGCAATCTCACCGCCGAGCCGGCAATTTTCACCGGCAATGCTGTTCGAAAAGCGGCAGCTGTCGAGCTGTGTTTTCTTGCCGATGTAGGCCGGCCCCTGAATGAGGCAAAAAGCGCCGATTCGCGCACCGGCGTCGACGACGACGGGCCCGCCTCTGGTATCGATGACTGCATGCCGCGATATGGCGGCTTCGGGATGAATGATTGCCCGGGCAGCATTACCCTCAATCTGCAAGGTGTTTGGCTGCGCTGCAGAGAAATAGGCATCAAGCAGCGACAGATCGGCTTCAATCTGCTTGCCTATATTCGTGAGCAAGGCTGCAGGCCTGGCAGCGGTATGTTTCGTGTCACTAGAAATCCACCTCAGATTTGCGAGCGAAGCATCGAGCTGCGACAGAGCTGCGGTTTCGGGGTTTGAGCGGCCGGTGATTGCTTCGCTGCATGCTTTGCCCGTTCGTCTGGCCCTTTGCCATGGAGAATAAATGCCATCGCGCAGCAAGAACAGCGGCTTTAGCCGCAGCAGGGGCAACAGCGTCGGTTCGAAAATATCGAGCGCCGCATTCATGGTGAACTACAGTCTTTACCGGTCTCTGCGTGCTGCTTCAAAGTTACAATGCACCTCTAGTGAATAGTACGCAGCAGGTCTTGAATCGGGTTAAAGTATGCAGCAAGGTTTTGGCCGGCGAAAAGGGCATGCGCGCCAATCATGATGAGAGATGCGCCTACCGGAATCGTTAGGTTGTCATCGAGCAAACCTTCGTGGCTCACAAATTCAATGAGCAGAGCAGAGATTGCCCCGATGCACAGCGTCAGCCAGTTTTCAAGCCGAACGCCGTGAGTATCCCACAGAACAAAATCTGACGCTACGCCGGTCGCTGAAAGCAGCAACAGAAAAACCAGACCTGAGAAGAATGCACCGCCAATGCCGCCGAGTGTGCCCTGAAGGCTCTTGCCGTTGTAGAAGCGTATCGTACCATATTTGCCTCCGACGAGCGCAGCCGCCGGGTCACCGAACGTCAGAAACAGAATGGAGAGAATTGCGATATCGCGCGGAAAAAAACCCACAACAAGACAAAGCGCGAGAATATAAGGCACGCTGCCGTGCATCTTGTTGAGCTCTTTACCCTTGAGCATGGGGCCGGCAACCTTTACAAACAGGTCTTGCCATAGTTTAAAACGAAAGCGCAAGAACTCAATGACCAGAAAAAATATGGTGATGACGCCGGTGATCCAAAAGATGAGGGAGCGCGTCGTCTCTTTGAACTGCCATGGGCTGACGGGGTCGAGCCAGGTGAAGAAATAGCCGACGGGAATCACGAGACCAATCAGGTGAAAAAGCTTGCGGGCATAGTTGAACTTGTCACCGGCCTGGTTATCTTTGCTAAAGAGTTTCTTTTGTTCGGCGGGCATTGGGTTACGCTCCGTTTTATTCAGCCGGCGACCTTTCAGGCCAGCAGTTTTTCGCCCGCAATGCGTGATGGGGCATAAGAGAACATCTCGGTGAAGCCCGTCATGCTGATGACCTGCTGCACCCGCGATGAAGGCTGAATCAGCACGAGCTTCTTATTGCCCCGCGACAGCTGCTCGCTCATTTCAAAGAGCAGCCCGATACCGGTCGAGACGATAAGTTCAACTTCGCTCATGTCGAGCAATACGTGGTCGCGCGTGGCTGCGTCAAGAAAGCGGCGGCGGACTTCGTGGGTATTCTGCGAATTCATCGCGCCTTTGACCTTAAAAAATGTATAAGTCTGTGTTTTCTCTTCTGAAACCTGAAATTGTTGCTCTGCAAGCCCGGCCATTCGGCTGGCAATCTGTTAGCGCCCGGCAGACGTACAATTAAAAAAAAGAATCAGAATCGATGCCGGGCGCGTTGCATTGCACTTGACGCGATGCACCAACGGGGTTTGGTCGCAAATGTTCTCTTTACTCAAATCTCTGGCACGTGCCGGCGCAGACCTCGATGCGCATCGAAACCGCTACATCATCAATTGCAACGTGTTTGCGCTGATCGTCATTGCCACGTCGCTGCCATACCCCTTTATCTATCTGTACCTCAAAGTCGACATTGACCCCTTGCTACTTTCGGGCAGCGTCGTGTTTCTGTTCTCATACTCGATGGTGATTTTTCTGAATTTTCTGCGCGTGCACACCCTCGCCAAGCTGCTCTTTTTCGCGACCGCCGTCTGCCAGTTGTTCGGCATTTGTCTTGTATTCGGTAATGAATCGGGTCTGCACCAGTTTTTCTATGCGGCGTTTGTTGGCGTGTTCTTTGTCGTCGATCGCCACCAGAAGATTCTGCTGTTTCCCGCGTTGCTCACGCTTGCGGCGGAGTACCTGCTCATACAATACATTAACGCATATATTGACCCGATCGCCAGATTATCGCCCGACACGGCGCGCACTTTGAACTACATCAGCTCGGGCGCAGTCTTTACCCTGTTGGGTGCACAATGCCTGCACTTTTACTGGAGCAGCCTGCGCGGTGAGATCGACCTCGAAACCGCGCGCCACCAGTCAGACAAGCTGCTGCTGAATATCTTGCCCGAAACGATTGCCGACGAGCTTAAGCGCAACGGTACCGTCGAGCCGGTCGAACACGACCTCGTGACTGTGGTATTCACCGATTTCGTCGGGTTTACCGCCAGCTCTGAAACTCGAAACCCTTCTGATCTGCTGCGGCAGCTCGACGATTGTTTCAGCGCGTTTGATGCAATCATCGAAAAGTATAATTTGGAGAAACTCAAAACGATCGGCGATGCCTACATGTTTGCCGGCGGTGTACCCGTCGACCTTAAAGACAACGCGGCCCGGTGTGTCATGGCCGCCAAAGAGATTATCGCGTTCGTTGACAGCAGGCGTACCGAAGACCCGCGCTTCTGGCAGATTCGCATCGGCGTGCACACAGGGCGCCTCGTCGCGGGAGTCATCGGCAGAAAAAAATTCATTTATGATGTCTGGGGCGATACCGTGAACACGGCGAGCCGGCTTGAAGCAGCGGGCGAGCCAGGTAAAATTAATACATCCACCGAAACGTATAAGCTCATTAAAGACAAGTTTAGTTGTTTGTATCGCGGTGAGATTGCCGTGAAGGGCAAAGGCCCGCTTGCAATGTATTTTGTCGATTAGCGCACTTTGTGCGCTAATCGACAAAATGTCACGCCATCATTGCGTCGGTCAGCTCGAGATTCGTGTACACGTTCTGCACGTCGTCATTGTCTTCAAGCGCTTCGATCAGTTCGAGCGCCTCTTTCGCCTTTTCGCCTTCAACCGTAATGGTCGTCTGCGGAATGTACTTGAGCGCCGATTCAACGATCTTGTAACCTTTCGCGGCAAGTTTTGGCTCCATAGCCGACAGCACTGCGTGAAAATCATTCACGCTGGTTTTGACGGCGAAAACCTTTTCATCGTCTTTCTCGATGTCTTCTGCGCCCGCATCGAGCGCGATTTCCATGACGTCGTCTTCGGTAATGTTGTCGCCTTCAACGAGAATGAGGCCCTTCTTATCAAAAAGGTATGCAACCGCGTTGGCTTCGGCCATAGTGCCGCCGTTAGTCTTGAAAGTGCTCTTGAGCTCGGGCACGGTGCGTGACTTCTTGTCGGTCAGCACTTCAACCATGATCGCGATGCCGCCCGGACCATAACCTTCGTAGACGCCTTCTTCATAGGTCACGCCCTCGAGTTCGCCGGTGCCCTTCTTGATCGCCCGTTCGATGTTGTCTTTGGGCATGCTGTTCTGCCGGGCCTTGAGCGTGGCGGTTCTTAAGCGCGGGTTTGCGGATTCATCACCGCCACCCAGCTTTGCCGCAACCATAATCTCTTTCGCCAGTTTCGTGAACATGGCGCCGCGCTTCGCGTCTGCCGCGCCCTTGCGGTGCTGAATATTTTTCCACTTACTATGGCCTGCCATGCGCGGATTGATTGCGGTTTTAAGACCGGCCGCAAAGTAGAAAGCGGCCACAAATAGTTGACATGTTATCATTATATGCAATCATGATAACATGATTAGGACTCAGATATCTCTCGAAAGCGAGGTATACGAAGAGGCGAAAATTCACGCTGCTGAGAACGGTATTTCGCTCGCCGAGTTCTGCAGGCAAAGTGTAACCGAGCAGCTCGTGAAATACCGCAAGGCCGGGCCTATCGCACGCTTTGCCGGTATCTACGACGGTGACCCCAATGACAGTTCAACGGTCGACGAAGTGGTTTATGGCAAACGCTTCTTATGACAGAAAAGGTCTTCATCGACAGCGGCATTTTTATCGCCTATTTGAACAAGCGAGACCGTTGGCACCAACAGGCGCTCTACCTCTTTCAAGAGAAGAATATTCAGCCTTACACTTCAGAGCTGGTATTGTCTGAGACGTATTCGTGGTTCTTGCATCAGGCGGGTGAAGAGATTGCGCGGCAGTTTCGCCTGTTTGTGCACGCTATCCCTAAACTAAAGATCTTGTTTTCGACTGTCGACGCGCAGGTCGCAACTGAAGCAATGCTCGACCGGCATCGTGGGTCTAAACTGACATACGTCGATGCGGCGAGTCTTGCGCTGCTCGAAGCGCAGAAGATTCAGACGGTGTGGTCAACCGATTATCATCTGTCGCTGACCGGGCGCAAGATTAAACCAGTGAAATAGGGTTTAACGGGTAATGGGTTATTCCATCACCAGTTGAACCAATTCGGCTTCGCTGAGTTCGAGTTTTTCGCCACTGCGGCGCAGTTTGACCTCGAGTTTACCCGATTCAATCGACTTTTTGCCGACGGTGACAATGAACGGAAAGCCAACCAGCTCTGCGTCGTTAAATTTAACCCCCGCGCGTTCGTCGCGGTCGTCGAGGTAAACGCTGATACCTTTAGCCTGAAGGTTCGCGTAAAGCTGATCAACGAATGCGATTTCGCTCTCGCTCTTCGCCAGCGACACGAGATAAACCACAAAAGGGGTCAGGTTCTTGTGCCAAATCAGACCGCGTTCGTCGTGGTTCTGTTCGATCGATGTCGCCATCGTGCGGCCGACGCCGATGCCGTAACAGCCCATGGTCGGCGTGAGAGGTTTGCCGTTCGGGTCGAGCACCGAGAGTTTCATCTTTTCTGAGTACTTTTTACCGAGCTTAAAGATGTGGCCGACTTCTATGCCGCGTGTTTCGGTAAGTTCTGCCTTCTTACATTGCGGACAAATGTCCCCGGCATGCGCGACGATCAGGTCATGGCCTTCTGAAATAGTGAAATCGCGGCCTTCGGCGACGTTCTTGGTGTGGTAACCGGTCTTGTTCGCGCCGGTGATAAGGCCCGAGCGCCCTTTGAGGTGTGTGTCAAAGAAAACGCGAAGCGTTTTTCTGTTATCTGCGCTCTTGCCCTTGCCATGGTTCGACGGGCTCACCATGACCTTTTCGTCACCCTGAGCTTGTCGAAGGGTGCCTTCGACGTTTTCGCCATCCTTGTACTTCAGGCCAACTGGCCCGGCGTAGCCTGGTTCGGCGCCAGTGACGGCTTTTATAGTTTCTTCAGCTGCGAGCCAGTAGTCGGTTGCGCCGGCAAGGTTCTTCATCTTGATTTCAGAGAGTTCGCGGTCACCCTGAACGAAGCAGAGATAGATATTCTGCGCATCTTCAAAGATGACTGCTTTGATAAAATCGCGTGGGTTTTGTCCCGTGAGCTTCGCGACTTCTTCAATGGTTTTCAGTGCGCCGGTTTCAAATTCGCTGGCAGTTTCGTTTTGGGCGGATACAGATTCGCCCCTGCTGGGATTTTCAAAGAAAGCAGTCTTCTCTTGATTCGAGCGATAGCCGCACGCCTCGTCGCTGCAGAGCAGCAACGTCTCTTCACCGATCGACGAGGCGACCATAAATTCTTCAGAACCGCTGCCGCCCATATTGCCTGAGTCGGCCTCGACTGGTATCGTTTTTAATCCGCATCTTTCGAAAATGGCGCGGTAGGCCTCACGCATTTTCTGGTAGGTTTCGTCGAGTGACTTGTCGTCTGCATGAAACGAATAGGCGTCTTTCATGACGAATTCGCGGCAGCGAATAAGGCCGTAGCGCGGGCGAATTTCATCGCGGTATTTGCGGCCAATCTGGTAGAGGTTGATCGGTAGCTGTTTGTACGATTGTAGAAAGCTGCGCGCCACGTCGGTCATCGCTTCTTCGTGCGTTGGCCCCAGGGCGTAACCGACCTCATGACGGTCTTGCATCCTCATCATTTCTTTGCCCATGAGATCCCATCTGCCCGATTCTTGCCAGAGTTCAGCGGGGGTAATCACCGGCAATGTGACTTCGACGCCGC
The sequence above is a segment of the Turneriella parva DSM 21527 genome. Coding sequences within it:
- a CDS encoding adenylate/guanylate cyclase domain-containing protein; this translates as MFSLLKSLARAGADLDAHRNRYIINCNVFALIVIATSLPYPFIYLYLKVDIDPLLLSGSVVFLFSYSMVIFLNFLRVHTLAKLLFFATAVCQLFGICLVFGNESGLHQFFYAAFVGVFFVVDRHQKILLFPALLTLAAEYLLIQYINAYIDPIARLSPDTARTLNYISSGAVFTLLGAQCLHFYWSSLRGEIDLETARHQSDKLLLNILPETIADELKRNGTVEPVEHDLVTVVFTDFVGFTASSETRNPSDLLRQLDDCFSAFDAIIEKYNLEKLKTIGDAYMFAGGVPVDLKDNAARCVMAAKEIIAFVDSRRTEDPRFWQIRIGVHTGRLVAGVIGRKKFIYDVWGDTVNTASRLEAAGEPGKINTSTETYKLIKDKFSCLYRGEIAVKGKGPLAMYFVD
- a CDS encoding YebC/PmpR family DNA-binding transcriptional regulator — its product is MAGHSKWKNIQHRKGAADAKRGAMFTKLAKEIMVAAKLGGGDESANPRLRTATLKARQNSMPKDNIERAIKKGTGELEGVTYEEGVYEGYGPGGIAIMVEVLTDKKSRTVPELKSTFKTNGGTMAEANAVAYLFDKKGLILVEGDNITEDDVMEIALDAGAEDIEKDDEKVFAVKTSVNDFHAVLSAMEPKLAAKGYKIVESALKYIPQTTITVEGEKAKEALELIEALEDNDDVQNVYTNLELTDAMMA
- a CDS encoding STAS domain-containing protein, yielding MAGLAEQQFQVSEEKTQTYTFFKVKGAMNSQNTHEVRRRFLDAATRDHVLLDMSEVELIVSTGIGLLFEMSEQLSRGNKKLVLIQPSSRVQQVISMTGFTEMFSYAPSRIAGEKLLA
- a CDS encoding proline--tRNA ligase gives rise to the protein MRASQLPLFTSKNDPNDAQVASHRLLSRAGYIRKQGSGLYAYLPFGDMVHRKIEQIIREEMNRFGGVEVTLPVITPAELWQESGRWDLMGKEMMRMQDRHEVGYALGPTHEEAMTDVARSFLQSYKQLPINLYQIGRKYRDEIRPRYGLIRCREFVMKDAYSFHADDKSLDETYQKMREAYRAIFERCGLKTIPVEADSGNMGGSGSEEFMVASSIGEETLLLCSDEACGYRSNQEKTAFFENPSRGESVSAQNETASEFETGALKTIEEVAKLTGQNPRDFIKAVIFEDAQNIYLCFVQGDRELSEIKMKNLAGATDYWLAAEETIKAVTGAEPGYAGPVGLKYKDGENVEGTLRQAQGDEKVMVSPSNHGKGKSADNRKTLRVFFDTHLKGRSGLITGANKTGYHTKNVAEGRDFTISEGHDLIVAHAGDICPQCKKAELTETRGIEVGHIFKLGKKYSEKMKLSVLDPNGKPLTPTMGCYGIGVGRTMATSIEQNHDERGLIWHKNLTPFVVYLVSLAKSESEIAFVDQLYANLQAKGISVYLDDRDERAGVKFNDAELVGFPFIVTVGKKSIESGKLEVKLRRSGEKLELSEAELVQLVME
- a CDS encoding type II toxin-antitoxin system VapC family toxin, translated to MTEKVFIDSGIFIAYLNKRDRWHQQALYLFQEKNIQPYTSELVLSETYSWFLHQAGEEIARQFRLFVHAIPKLKILFSTVDAQVATEAMLDRHRGSKLTYVDAASLALLEAQKIQTVWSTDYHLSLTGRKIKPVK
- a CDS encoding diacylglycerol/polyprenol kinase family protein; translation: MPAEQKKLFSKDNQAGDKFNYARKLFHLIGLVIPVGYFFTWLDPVSPWQFKETTRSLIFWITGVITIFFLVIEFLRFRFKLWQDLFVKVAGPMLKGKELNKMHGSVPYILALCLVVGFFPRDIAILSILFLTFGDPAAALVGGKYGTIRFYNGKSLQGTLGGIGGAFFSGLVFLLLLSATGVASDFVLWDTHGVRLENWLTLCIGAISALLIEFVSHEGLLDDNLTIPVGASLIMIGAHALFAGQNLAAYFNPIQDLLRTIH
- a CDS encoding glucose-1-phosphate thymidylyltransferase; its protein translation is MNAALDIFEPTLLPLLRLKPLFLLRDGIYSPWQRARRTGKACSEAITGRSNPETAALSQLDASLANLRWISSDTKHTAARPAALLTNIGKQIEADLSLLDAYFSAAQPNTLQIEGNAARAIIHPEAAISRHAVIDTRGGPVVVDAGARIGAFCLIQGPAYIGKKTQLDSCRFSNSIAGENCRLGGEIADSIIGDFSNKHHDGFLGHSLVGDWVNLGALTTTSDLKNNYGEVRLTFNGTRYETGTIKFGAIIGDYAKTAIGTLIGTGTIIDLGANLFGKAHWSGYVPLFTWGEGQKYEGQLFLRDANRMMQRRGRSVTPPLEALLNSLVPRG